Below is a genomic region from Rana temporaria chromosome 3, aRanTem1.1, whole genome shotgun sequence.
accaacgatacgacgcgggaaatttgaaagtacgccggcgtatcagtagatacgccggcgtactcgctctgtggatccgccccatagcgtctacaaattaggggatagatttatggcattttttttactagtaatggcagcgatcagcgatttttatcgtgactgcgacattatggcggacacatcggacacttttgacgccattttgggaccattgtcatttatacagtaatcagtgctataaaaatgcactgattactgtaaaaaagcactggcagtgatggggttaaacagtagggggcgctgaaggggttaagtttgtCCTAGGGATGCGTTCTAACtaagggggggatgggctacatgcgacacgacactgatcaccgctcccgatcacagggagctgtgatcagtctcactaggcagaacggggaaatgcttgtttacattagcatttccccattcttcctctccgtgagacgatcgcgggactcccggccaacatcaagtccgcgggacccgcggtcacactCACCGAGCTCCCGGCAAGCACACtcgcccacaatgccgcttcttaaagggcaacgtacaggcacgttatgcccagccgtgccattttgccaacgtatatcggcatgagctggtcagaaagtggttaaaagcgcctaaaaaggaagagcaactgagcatgtgcagagtaggGTGAGGCAGTGTACTACTGGAACAGTATAGGTACttatttgtatagttttacagagCTATACCTGGAAAAGGGGTcaccctgaagtgatctagcaggactttattttctgactaaagttccacttgaaTGTTACAAAAGTTTTGAATGTGATTTCTCTCTAGGTTGTAGGAGTGTTTGGTGAACAGACTCCAGCCTTTGATCGCACAGATGCTCCTGCAGTCACCATGCCAGACTGGATGTCTTATGTCCCAGAcaacctccccctctcctccttggcCATACCAGGGACCCATGACACTATGGCCTTTTTTGGTGGATCTCTTGCTGAGTGCCAGAGCTGGAATCTACCAAACCAGTTCAGTGCTGGAGTTAGGTTCTTGGATATCCGGCCACGTCATTACCAAGACCGCCTGCCCATTTTCCATGGAGTGTCCTACCAACGCACCGACTTTGACCAAGTCCTCAAGGATACGGTGGCCTTTCTAATAAAGTATCCTAGCGAAACGGTGTTGATGAGAGTGAAGGAGGAGTATGAGCCATATCAGAACACCAGAAGCTACTACAAGAGTGTAGCCGAAGTTGTGAGCCAAATTGGAGAACATTGGTTCTTAAGGAGCAGTAGCCTCCCCACCTTGGGAGAAGCCAGGGGAAAGATTATCATTCTTCAACAATTTTCATCCAATGGAGAAGGTCCCGACTTTGGTCCTCCATATCCTGGTCATATGAGCATCTCAGATGAATATCAGGTTACTGATGATGCGGAGAAATATGCAGAAGTGGAGAGACACCTCAAGGTGGCCCGACATGGCGATCCAGAAAGAGCTTACATGACCTACTGCTCGGGAACCCACTGGCTCCTCTACACACCAGAATCACTGGCTCGCAAGATCAACCCGAGAGTGCTCAACTATCTGAACGCCAAGGCATCGGTAGCAAGGAAGAGGTCGGTAGGCATGGTACTAATGGACTTCCCAGGGGCAGAAATAGTGAGGCAAATCGTTCTAGATAACTGGAAATGAACCAAAAATGGATGCCTCCGGGAAagtcacattttatttattttctctctgCTTTGTGCAAGATTTTTATCACTTGAGGCAAATTACATTGGAGGACACAAAAACAGGACAAAGAATTTAATGACCACCAATGTTTTTTCAAATGTTTCTTCAAACGGTACTAATTTTGTGGGTAGCAAATGTAAAAGGGTCAGTTAATTAAAATGAACTATAAGGGGATGAACCTTATACATCTGCTGCATTAATATGATAGGAACAACTTGAATCAACCAACAACTCATTCATTAGAAGCCCATTGGTGAGATCCTCACCCCAGAGTATCCAGTTAATCCATATTCCATGATGCTATGATAGGGGCTAACTGTCCCTGTTGCATTATTTCTTGTTTGACAATTGATACCTCTCTTgctattcagattttttttaagtcGCATGCAGATAAAGATGCTTAATATGTACCTGTCCCACTACTCATGCCTTCTATATTTGCCTTCTTCACAAGCTTTAGCCACTGAGAATCTTCTGCTTCTGACATTaaagcatagttgccaacattgtaaaaaaattgttggcaactatgcaagaGGAAAGATATTGCGGCGGCGCGGGCGGGCATTTTGTTGGAGCCAGCTTCTGCAGAGCCAAACATTCCCGATTTTTCCTGGACAAAAAAGGCAAAATCCCGAATCGGGACAGCCTCCGTTCGGGATGAGGATCCCAAAATTGTGAGTGTCCCGGGAAAatcgggactgttggcaactaAGTCACCTTGTCAAGTTAATGAAATTATGGACCAGATCCATATCAAAAGTACCTGCAATAGAAAGAGGTATTATACTTACCTCACTGGTCGCCTGTTTTCTACCTTCCCTCTGTCCCAGTGCTGAAAcctctttaaggccccgtacacacgaccgagtttctcggcagaattcagccagaaactcgatgggagccctattctgccaagaaacccggtcgtctgtacactttcggccgaggaaaccgacgaggatctcgtcgggccaaatagagaacatgttctctatttcctcgttagtcaatgaggaaacttggcttgccgagatcctcggcggcttcacaaggaactcgacaagcaaaacgatgtgttttgcccgtcgggtttctcggacgtgtgtacggggcctcagatttttttgcatttagtACTTCTGAGAGTGTCTGCTCCCTGTTCCCTAAAGAGTTCAAATAGAAGCTGCACTCCTCACAGTACTCGACATTGTAAAGATAGGTGCTCAAAGTGAATGACATGGATGGTGTCGTGCCAAAACCAGAGCTCCAAATAAATGTGCTTCACGAGTTTGTTGTGAAGACAGCATCATCTGAGGCATAAGAAACCACTGTTTTGGGTGCTTATAGGGTCCCTTTTTCAAGCCAACATATTCTCTATGaaacacatatacagtaaaaccttggattgcaagcataattcgtaccagaaacatgcttggaatccaaagcactcttatatcaaagcaaatttccccataagaaataatggaaactcaaatgattcgttccacaaccatttattcttaagtccttcagtttatagtccatataaaaagattatagcaatgtgataggttgtgtaaccataaaatgtccatccacaaatggaagcctccacaaggggattagaaccaAAAtctagcaggagctacagagtataaaagaaaacagaggcgtctcttaggcctcgtacacacggacggactgtccgatgaaaacggtccgccggaccgttttcatcggacatgtccgctgccggattttggtctgatggttgtacacaccatcaaaccaaaatccccgcgaacaggatacgcggtgatgtggccgcgccgtcgccgcgacgatgaagcggcgacgtgcgcgaccctggaaggtcaatgcttccacgcatgcgtcaaatcacttcgacgcatgcgagggctttcggccgagcggacatgtccggtaagtcgtacagacgaccgaacatgtccgacggacaggcttccagcggacatgtttcttagcatgctaagaaacatttgtccgctggaaacctgtccgatccgccgaaaaattgtccggtcggacgtacagacgaccgaacatgtccgctgaaactggtctgcggaccagtttcagccaacatgttcggtcgtgtgtacgaggcctaagtgtagcaatatggttacatttaaagtacaacatttagcaactcacatggttgaagaTTAaaggaggcacatctaagtatgcaggcatctggggtaaagctgcccACATAGGTCCTTCTCACCATCGGCTCTCACTGCtctcagtctgcaatcgtgacggggaagactaccctgcagtagagcgatctgaaatctAGGATTGAATCGCTCGTGGAGGGCAGCATAGAAGGGATAATgtcaatggcggtgaggaggacggtctatgcgGACATCTTTACCTCGGATGCCTCCATACTtaaatgtgcctcttttaatcatcaaccatgtgagttgctaaatgttgtaccttcattaaatgtaaccatattgttacacttagaggtggctctcttctcttttatactctgttgtgacatgatgctactatTATATccagacattgcttgtatatcaagtcaaattttaataaaaactttagcttgtcttgcaaatcgctctcaaaccaagttactctcaaaccaaggttttactctatTTGGAGTGCTGGTGGCTTTGAATTTTCGGATCCTGCTCTCCACCGCCCTCTGTGGTTCCATCCATCAGCTCCGATATAATTACTGTGTCCTGTTGTGTTGTAGAAGCCCACAGGGGACAAGACAACAGACGCTCCCAGAGACAGAAAGTTATTCCGCAGCCATAGCTTTGAGTAAATGGAAAATTGGACTTGGCACCCCCAAACCGGTAAATATTAAGCATCTTGTATTGGTACTCCTAACTAAAAAGGATTTATGAGGTACCACTTACTGCAGGAGAGTTGGGTCTTCAAAGAAATAAGAAGAAGTAAAGCTGGAAAATTCACAGAGGGAACCTCAGAATCGAGCCAGGGAGTTTGATCACTAGTTGGCAGTCATAACTGAAAATTCAATTTTAGGCATAGATGCTCCtccaaaacaaacattttagcCAAAGCAGAGACAGTAAAAATAAAGTGTGTGAATCCTGTAAACTTGTGCCTGTGTTTTCTTTTGGTACTCACTCATTTTCCATGCTTGTCGGTGTAAATTTTAGGTTCTGCTAGGCATTGCAGGTAAGGTAATTCAGTCCATAAGTAAACACAAGGATGGTACGCTCTGTTCCAGTTATAGGCCCATATCGCTCCTCAATGCAGATACAAAATGATTTGCCAAAGTTTTGGCAGAAAGGATGAAAGGCATGATGACCACTGATTCATCCCAGCAAGGCAGGGGAGGGACAACAGGTTGAAAACGTTGCTCCTACTCCAGAAGGTAAACGAAAATGGGTCCCCAGGGCTATTCCTGTcgatagatgctgaaaaagcctttgatagggtagactggggactcatgataCAGACATTGGAAATTATGGGAGTTGGGCCAAGAATGATCCAGTGGATCAAAACATTGTACCATCACCCTAccgcaacaataaaaataaatggcacgCCGGGCGCTGTCAACTCTCTCCAGGCCACCCCCTATAATGTaataaatagattcatgcattgcatgaatctatccatggctgccgcagccaccccctattcatgtgttcggcccctttcagggcaccgggagcatgaattacagtggcagggttttattttttttaagcacctgattagagccagaggctctaatagtaaggtgaccagatttttaaaatgaaatccggggacatattttttttttttactagtaatggtggcaatcagcaactctctgcccgtcgccaccgctgcccgcctcacagcctgtcaagtctcactctccgggccatgggctactactgggtggggagcggaagaagatcactccgccagggaaggcaaggagataagcaggcaggcggctggccgggacttgagccaatgcAGAAGAACACAcgagcagagctgaatgggcatgcatccgaaaatgaagaaatattccctccgctccgaccagcacatgatcatcagaaaggggcacagataatggaaaaaaaatacacccccctccccccaagctagtaggagcagcggtgtgtaattcagatattttttttttattctgcactgactgtctatgAAGTTGCCCCAGACCCTGTTCAAattcaatctggggacaaaactggggacagacttgtcccagggacagtgtcctcaatctggggactgtcccctgaaaccggggatgtctggtcaccctatctaataggcttcaaaatagggtgggctcaggtcACAGAGAATACGAccagagcccacccaggtgtgttacaacagtgaatgaatattcgctgttgaaaCACTGCTCCCCAATCTGGCTAATCAGAAGCAGGTGTGAGACCTATTTTCCGATTGGCCaaaaggacaggtgatcctattggacgccttaGAAGAGGATCACTCTAGGACACGCTGCGGCCGCCCCTAGAACACACTGCGGCCACCCATATGACAAATTGCCCTTCCCCTACCATCTGCTACCTAGATGGGGAAAGTGCCAGGCTTACACCGTCTATCCGTCCCACCGGGAGGAGGTCGTGGGTGCCGCTGACCGACTGGGGGTATGATTGTTTGCTgcttaccccccaaaaaaacaccagtGACCACTGCTTGCTAAACTGTAAAATTGTTATATTCATTCTTGATCACTTGGGTGCTGCATTTTCGGTTTCACAATACAAAATGCTAAATGCGCGTGCTTCAGATTTCACGGGTAAAGtgcatcttaaagcggatgtgccactaaacaaatatattaaaagccagcagctacagatactgcagctgctgacttttaatataaggacacttacctgtcctggagtccagcggtgatcgcagcagatgacgagccgatcgctcgtcaccctgctgctcccccctccatccacggtgagggaaccaggaagtgaagcgctccggcttcactgcccggttccctacggcgcatgcgcgagtcgcgctgcgcccgccgattggctcccgctgtgtgctgggagccgagtgttcccagcatacaacgggggacggacgggaaggggaaaaaaaacccgtcctttgcccgtatcgtagggccggaagtgggtgcagatacctgtctgtagacaggtgtctgcacccccctcccccctgaaaggtgtcaaatgtgacaccggagggggggagggtgccgatcagcgggactccactttagagtggagatccgctttaagtcagaACTCTCTGTGGTTTTGTCTCTCCTTGAACTTAAATAAACCTTCCAACTTTAAAAAGATTACATATAAAACATTATTCTGGAAACCGGCCTAGTTCCTCCTGATGGAATGGGACACTCACATTCCTTTATTAAAGCCAAAGCACTTCAGCTCCTGGccgtttttgacacttttttttgcatgtaaaaatcagaactttttgctagaaaatttgttggaagccaaacattatatatatatatatatatatatatatatatagatagatagatagatagatagatagatagatagatagatagatagatttttttattattattttttatttatttttaaggcgCTAGggaataaattggtgggtgttGCGATTTTTGCTCATGGTATAtgcacagcagtttttcaaacacaatatttttggaaaaaatacactttgtttAAATTGAatgcaaaaaacacaatacataacccaattttttgtgtagtgcccccccccctcccccgttttagttagtggggcgttacgctaaagttagtggggaatgggagatttcactcgctcccattcactaattgttagtttgtgctggtgccagttcagaactgcctcttgggtcagtctgtgtgtctaGGGGTGcgcttccacccctgggcgacagttggcgctataggggttctgacggaaccatccttccccagcagccaatcagaggagtttccctctttgggcatgctggcggggggtatatctggagcACCGGACATTTTTTTGGGTagtctgcggggcccgagttccaggtgcggcatccacctttagggtgcgtgcatccgcgggccccatcctcatggccAGTCGGGTCAAGGCTGTGCACCTCGCGGAGCCTTCTGTTGATgaagagagggaccccagcgccttgctgggttccagatcctaagcctGGGTTCTGAACCTAAGTGCAGAGGTTGTTTgcgaggcctggacgaaccaccgaTCACTGTGCTACATGACAggtatttttcttttgctgtcagtgggtgatcctgtagaacaaaacttactgggaggattcgctatccttaCATTTCAATTATACCAAGAAAATttactacgcctgtggcagaggcattgtttcctcccagtgatctgattattgcgaGCGGCCCTTTGTCTGCCAGGTCCAAGTTAATTGCCTGTCCAaagggcacttacccaccctggcgagggtggcgacGTTTGAATTATTtgtgccgagagcaggcttgctctctattaggtagattcagtaagagttaggccggcttatcagtagataagccaacctaactcagaatctacgccgacttatgtttaagtgtattctcaaacagagatacgcttaaacatatctaagatacgacggcttgcgcttgtcctatcttaggttgcaatattgaggctggccgctaggtggcgcttccattgcggtcggcgtagaatatgtaaattagtagatacgccgattcacgaacgtacgcccggccgccgcagtacatttacgccgtttccataaggcattatcaggcctaaagttattccatctaataggtggaatagtaatgttaaagtatggccgccgttcccacttcgaaattcgaaatttttacgtcgtttgcgtaagttgtacgcgaatagcgatttaggtcgtttacgtccacgtcaaaatcaataggcccgtgcggcgtacttagccgcaatgcacactgggaaatgtaggcgcccggcgcatgcgcagtctgaAAAacacgtaaaaaacgtaaggtcaagccccattaacataaaacacgccccctcagacacatttgaattaggcgcccttacgcccgcccgctttaggctacgccgtcgtaacttagcaggcaagtactttgagaatcaagtacttgcctcgctaacttacggcggcgtagcctaaacacgctaagctacgccgccgcaagtatacaccactctacctgaatctacctatatgtttttgatatccaaggcctgatgctaccagtccttcctactcatcaacctcttgctctactgtgtgtcatgttgatgttgggctTGTTGGCCGAGGAATAAAGCATTTAAAACTCACGCTACCTgctggacacttgttcttttatccacactcacaagcatCGCCGctagacagaagaatttggtaacttaatacgccgatcccaaatcaaccagcggcttctttgggggtagcgctacatttgtaACGTGtaaaacagggatcctcaaactacggccctccagctgttgtagaactacacatcccatgaggcattgtaacacactgacattcacagacatgactaggcatgatgggaattgtagttcctgaacaactggagggccgtagtttgaagacccatgatgtaaaagatgatgttatgctgagtaaataccgtatttttcactccataagacgcacctgaccataagacgcacataggttttagaggaggaaaacacaaaaaaaaatattctgatccaaatggtgtactaaaatattttccagTGCCCATGGAATGCAGTCTGGCCATTGTCaaagaaatgcagagtgaccgaTGCCCATAGAgttgaaaggagaagaagaatagcaaattcaggcctatgaatagggaaacagtcctgctaccacgtgtaacacttcttgcgccactcctgcttgagtggatatagtgtacccggacaggcccctcccagcgacccggcagccagagtatcactcaaaccttttgggagaagtctctgccacagatcttcctggaatggactcagtaagaaacctctgccacaggccctcctgattgtggttacggagatgaacctccttagtagaattacacctggatctccttcaagttgttttcaggtaccgactgacaggtgaccagcctctcagtgtccggatacctcgatccccggtggtttgtcgagaccctattggatcgccagtctctcattggctctcctcagatggactccccaccgaacagctatactgcttgggatcttcaggattgggaatccagtcgaccactgggttccctgccacagctcaaatgttccggacctacatggtcccggaaccaggtactctgcgtggcacgcacgcccccggCCACGTAGgacataacgccggggcgccgtggtgcAGAAACCCCAAAGGCGGATGCTACAcctgaagaagaagacccagaactaatggcatctgcctcataaataccctcccccagcatgcacagcgaggcccaaccctcatgattggctgctgggaaagagcacccaaaccttgactccactgctgccacctactgtcctggggtgggaagagcaccccagtaacaacagaatgagcccacagcacagccaagctgagacagagacctaaGTTtgaacacattggcccagattctcaaaagagatacgacggcgcatctccagatacgccgtcgtatctctgcgtagcgccgtcgtatctatgcgactgattcttagaatcagttacgcatagatattcattagatccgacaggcgtaagtctcttacgccgtcggatcttaaatgcaatttttttttgcccgctaggtggcgctccgtcgatttccccgtcgagtatgcaaattagctagatacgcgaattcccgaacgtacgcgcggccgacgcagtaaagttacgacgtttacgttaggcttttcccggcgtaaagttgcccctgggtctatgaggcgcaaccaaagttaagtatggccgtcgttcccgcgttgaaaatttataaatttacgttgtttgcgtaagtcgtccgtgaatggggctggacgtcatttacgttcacgtggaaaccaat
It encodes:
- the LOC120933558 gene encoding 1-phosphatidylinositol phosphodiesterase-like translates to MDQSVKLFIYFMVVGVFGEQTPAFDRTDAPAVTMPDWMSYVPDNLPLSSLAIPGTHDTMAFFGGSLAECQSWNLPNQFSAGVRFLDIRPRHYQDRLPIFHGVSYQRTDFDQVLKDTVAFLIKYPSETVLMRVKEEYEPYQNTRSYYKSVAEVVSQIGEHWFLRSSSLPTLGEARGKIIILQQFSSNGEGPDFGPPYPGHMSISDEYQVTDDAEKYAEVERHLKVARHGDPERAYMTYCSGTHWLLYTPESLARKINPRVLNYLNAKASVARKRSVGMVLMDFPGAEIVRQIVLDNWK